In Arthrobacter sp. Marseille-P9274, the sequence GTGGCCCTTTCTGCCCTGGCAGCCGCTCCGGCGCAGGCGGACGCGCCTGCCGATGAAGTCCGCGTGATGTCCTTCAACATCCACCACGGCGCCGACGGCGCCGACAACCTGGACCTCGAGCGCATCGCCCGCGACATCGAGGCGAGCGGCTCGGACATCATCGGGCTGCAGGAAGTAGACAACCACTGGTCCACCCGAAGCGATTTCGAGGACCAGGCCGCCTGGCTCGCCGACCGCCTGGACATGCATTACGCCTACGCCGCAAACCTGGACCGGGAGCCGGCCGAAGGACAGACCGAGCGCCGCCAGTACGGCACGGCCATCCTGAGCGAGTACCCGATACTGGACTCCGAGAACCATCTGCTGACCAACCTCGAATATGCCCAACGGCCCACCGAACAGCGCGGACTGCTGGAGGCGGTCATCAACATCGAGGGCAAC encodes:
- a CDS encoding endonuclease/exonuclease/phosphatase family protein, whose product is MQGTTRIKRLIPTGTAAAMVALSALAAAPAQADAPADEVRVMSFNIHHGADGADNLDLERIARDIEASGSDIIGLQEVDNHWSTRSDFEDQAAWLADRLDMHYAYAANLDREPAEGQTERRQYGTAILSEYPILDSENHLLTNLEYAQRPTEQRGLLEAVINIEGNHVSFYNTHLDHQRSEQRQSQVKEILAVAEESELPSVLVGDLNAVPSAPEMQDIMTGFTDVFAVLGQDDAYTYPVEEPDRQIDYILTSDDIEAEAAEVIDTTSSDHLPIVADLSIEQNPNGLLK